The Armatimonadota bacterium genome window below encodes:
- a CDS encoding flagellar biosynthesis anti-sigma factor FlgM — translation MTNRKPGYLSEIIGAINMRISDAEVKKALSGFTAVDHAAEVEALKQVLGVESEAEAAERDALMVRDLTRKVLDAPDREDMIESLKERIAAGTYNPSAEDIVDTMVRRAIADRMR, via the coding sequence ATGACGAACAGAAAGCCGGGTTACCTGTCTGAGATCATTGGAGCAATAAACATGCGGATTTCAGATGCGGAAGTAAAAAAGGCCCTCAGTGGATTCACTGCGGTTGATCATGCGGCGGAAGTCGAAGCCCTCAAGCAAGTTCTTGGGGTCGAGTCGGAAGCAGAGGCCGCCGAGCGCGACGCGCTCATGGTTCGGGATCTCACCCGAAAAGTCCTAGACGCCCCCGATCGCGAGGACATGATTGAGTCCCTGAAGGAACGGATTGCGGCAGGAACCTACAACCCCTCGGCGGAGGACATCGTGGATACGATGGTTCGACGCGCGATTGCTGATCGGATGCGCTGA
- a CDS encoding endonuclease/exonuclease/phosphatase family protein, with the protein MTILTFNIRYGLADDGNHSWPLRRHATAQTIREANADIVCLQEDLDFQLQYLLEQLPDYAAYSVGRDDGKNQGEACSILWRKSRFAPLDQGTFWLSDTPNEPGSKSWGNNITRICSWVDFGTFALFNTHWDHESKEARQKSANLIHRHLPLTPWIVVGDLNAEPDWPEVLALPGILHTAGLEGGTFHDFRGGTEGEKIDHVVSSIDFRCTKLEVIRAQVDGFWPSDHYPVVAELAVSS; encoded by the coding sequence ATGACAATCCTCACCTTCAACATTCGCTACGGCCTCGCCGATGACGGCAACCACTCCTGGCCGCTGCGCCGCCACGCCACTGCCCAAACAATCCGCGAAGCCAACGCCGACATCGTCTGCCTTCAAGAAGACCTCGACTTCCAGCTCCAGTATCTTCTCGAACAACTCCCCGACTACGCCGCCTACTCCGTCGGCCGCGATGACGGAAAAAACCAAGGCGAAGCCTGCAGCATCCTCTGGCGCAAGAGCCGCTTCGCTCCGCTCGACCAAGGCACCTTTTGGCTCAGCGATACGCCGAACGAACCGGGAAGCAAAAGCTGGGGGAACAACATCACCCGAATCTGTAGCTGGGTCGATTTTGGAACCTTTGCCCTTTTCAACACCCACTGGGATCACGAATCGAAAGAAGCAAGACAGAAGAGCGCAAACCTGATCCACCGCCACTTGCCACTCACTCCCTGGATTGTCGTCGGAGACCTCAACGCCGAGCCCGACTGGCCCGAAGTCCTCGCCCTCCCCGGAATCTTGCACACCGCTGGACTCGAAGGCGGAACCTTCCACGACTTTAGAGGCGGCACCGAAGGAGAGAAGATCGACCACGTGGTTAGCTCGATCGACTTTCGCTGTACAAAACTTGAAGTGATCCGGGCGCAAGTCGACGGCTTTTGGCCAAGCGACCACTATCCAGTGGTTGCAGAGTTAGCAGTGAGCAGTTAA